Proteins from a genomic interval of Deltaproteobacteria bacterium:
- the sugE gene encoding quaternary ammonium compound efflux SMR transporter SugE translates to MACVYLFVAGLMEVGWAVGLKYTDGFSRLWPTIWTVATMVLSLFFLGQALRSLPLGTAYAVWTGIGAVGAAVLGIILFGDSKSVLRFVSIGLIMAGIAGLRISA, encoded by the coding sequence ATGGCGTGTGTGTATCTCTTTGTTGCCGGTTTGATGGAGGTGGGATGGGCAGTCGGGTTAAAATATACCGATGGCTTCAGCCGTTTGTGGCCGACAATCTGGACCGTTGCGACCATGGTCCTGAGTCTTTTTTTTCTTGGCCAGGCTTTGAGAAGTCTGCCTCTGGGCACGGCTTATGCCGTCTGGACGGGAATCGGCGCTGTCGGTGCCGCGGTTCTGGGAATTATTCTGTTCGGGGACTCTAAAAGTGTCTTGCGGTTTGTCAGTATCGGGCTGATCATGGCGGGGATAGCGGGGCTGCGGAT